Proteins encoded in a region of the Thermoanaerobaculia bacterium genome:
- a CDS encoding type IV pilus twitching motility protein PilT: MSRAQLDKLLVVQREVLAKQLGQVAGPLIPPRPAGSTVDLEQTASGETSTRAGKRIDRILEYAVSQGASDVHIMTGERVLLRRDGRLAYAGDAPLEHGQIERLVAEVLDSRLREALDRDGQTDFSWSIAGRARFRGNAYRHQHGYGLVLRAIPLEIPTLASLGLPNTLAKLTNHHQGLVLLTGPAGCGKSSTLAALVRLINEERQDHIVTVEDPIEYLHTPLRCVVNQRQVGRDTQSFARALKAALREDPDVIAIGELRDLETISLALTAAETGHLVLATLHTGSAIRTVDRIVGSYPSNQQAQIRTMLSESLRAVVSQRLVRRADGKGRVPALEILLGTRPVANLIRESKTFQLRSVLQTGISQGMCLLDTSLAHLIREGVVTRDEALLHAEDVKLLPPAAGAGAGGSFAPSASAASGAQGA; the protein is encoded by the coding sequence ATGAGCCGGGCACAGCTCGACAAGCTCCTGGTGGTGCAGCGTGAAGTGCTCGCCAAGCAGCTCGGCCAGGTCGCAGGCCCACTCATCCCTCCGCGGCCTGCGGGCTCGACCGTCGACCTCGAGCAGACGGCCAGCGGGGAGACTTCCACCCGCGCCGGAAAGCGCATCGATCGCATCCTCGAGTACGCCGTCTCGCAGGGCGCGAGCGACGTCCACATCATGACCGGCGAGCGCGTCCTGCTGCGTCGTGACGGACGGTTGGCCTACGCCGGCGACGCCCCGCTCGAACACGGTCAGATCGAACGCCTCGTCGCCGAAGTTCTCGATTCGCGTCTGCGCGAGGCGCTCGATCGCGACGGACAGACCGATTTCTCCTGGTCGATCGCCGGGCGGGCGCGATTCCGCGGCAACGCCTATCGCCATCAGCACGGCTATGGCCTGGTGCTGCGCGCCATACCGCTCGAGATCCCCACTCTCGCGAGCCTCGGTCTGCCGAATACTCTCGCCAAGCTCACCAACCATCATCAGGGGCTAGTCCTGCTCACCGGCCCGGCCGGGTGCGGGAAGTCCTCGACGCTCGCCGCTCTCGTGCGGCTGATCAACGAGGAGCGCCAGGACCACATCGTCACCGTCGAGGATCCGATCGAGTACCTCCATACACCGCTGCGCTGCGTCGTCAACCAGCGCCAGGTCGGCCGCGACACCCAGAGCTTCGCGCGCGCGCTGAAGGCGGCCCTGCGAGAGGATCCGGACGTGATCGCGATCGGCGAGCTGCGCGACCTCGAGACGATCTCGCTGGCGCTCACCGCCGCCGAGACCGGCCACCTGGTGCTCGCGACGCTCCACACCGGCAGCGCCATCCGCACGGTCGACCGGATCGTGGGCTCCTACCCCTCGAACCAGCAGGCGCAGATCCGCACGATGCTCTCGGAGTCGCTGCGCGCCGTCGTCTCGCAGCGCCTCGTTCGTCGCGCCGACGGAAAGGGGCGGGTTCCGGCGCTCGAGATTCTCCTGGGAACCCGGCCGGTGGCAAACCTGATCCGCGAGTCGAAGACCTTCCAGTTGCGCTCGGTACTGCAGACCGGCATCTCACAGGGCATGTGCCTGCTCGACACCTCGCTCGCGCATCTCATCCGGGAGGGCGTGGTGACACGCGACGAGGCGCTGCTCCATGCCGAGGACGTGAAGCTCTTGCCGCCGGCCGCCGGCGCGGGCGCAGGCGGAAGTTTTGCGCCCTCGGCGTCCGCGGCATCCGGCGCACAGGGAGCTTGA
- a CDS encoding VWA domain-containing protein: MHSPQDRVLRHATLLLFVLAGGSNGASALAQESPPATAAAEDFAERVDVEVVNVDVVVTDKAKQRILDLGRDDFELLVDGRPVAIEYFAGPRLAGATAAAAPALPPTGGIATVPGTPVQGVAPTNLILYIDQTALESQDRKTAIQELREYLRARPAGADRVTVAAFDQRLQIVAPATTDPAAIAAAFDQIERRPSFAALGLGEERQLQREIRDLGTYGGDARTIEQAIVSWGEQQIDRERRSIAALGQLVDSLAALEGRKVVVLATAGIEANPAQFLLDALDQKRGALVSSDTNRGPALELAGQTLLMEFEEMIQGAQNARVTVYSLSPVVRPPAEGGADVWGAGSSSARPLPHDFGAAEAAASIARLTGATGGASYTIWGDLDRRLEGVTADIDAAYSLGFSTGLEAGENDHRIEVRTRRADLTVRHRESFRRRGASDRVTTALTAAATLGQTENPLEISLSLGAGRPDDQKKSGEIVPIAVGIPLRLIALVPQGSERRGSVEVRVSIEDARGRLQESGVTIVPIVIPEGDLEQALAATWYHRAEVRLSPGRQRVAVAVVDQVSGLQSTVFEETEIPEKK, encoded by the coding sequence ATGCATTCACCGCAGGATCGAGTCCTTCGACACGCAACGCTGCTCCTGTTCGTGCTGGCCGGCGGATCGAACGGAGCGAGCGCGCTCGCTCAGGAGTCGCCGCCGGCGACCGCCGCCGCGGAAGATTTCGCCGAGCGCGTTGACGTCGAGGTCGTGAACGTCGACGTCGTGGTGACCGATAAGGCGAAGCAACGAATTCTGGACCTCGGCAGGGACGATTTCGAGCTCCTCGTGGACGGCCGCCCGGTGGCGATCGAGTACTTCGCCGGCCCGCGCCTCGCGGGGGCGACCGCGGCGGCCGCTCCAGCTTTGCCGCCGACCGGCGGCATCGCGACGGTCCCGGGGACTCCTGTCCAGGGGGTCGCTCCGACGAATCTCATTCTCTACATCGATCAGACCGCGCTCGAGAGTCAGGACAGGAAGACTGCGATCCAGGAGCTGCGGGAGTACCTGCGCGCGCGGCCGGCGGGCGCCGACCGGGTGACGGTGGCGGCGTTCGATCAGCGGCTGCAGATTGTCGCGCCGGCGACGACGGACCCGGCCGCCATCGCGGCCGCGTTCGACCAGATCGAGCGCCGGCCGTCCTTCGCGGCGCTCGGCCTCGGAGAGGAGAGGCAGCTGCAGCGCGAGATCCGCGACCTCGGAACCTACGGCGGCGATGCGCGGACGATCGAGCAGGCAATCGTCTCCTGGGGGGAGCAGCAGATCGATCGCGAACGGCGGTCGATCGCGGCGCTGGGTCAGCTGGTCGATTCCTTGGCGGCGCTCGAAGGCCGCAAGGTGGTCGTCCTCGCGACGGCAGGTATCGAGGCCAACCCGGCGCAGTTCCTGCTCGACGCGCTCGACCAGAAGCGCGGCGCCCTCGTCTCCTCCGACACCAACCGGGGACCTGCGCTCGAGCTCGCGGGCCAGACCCTGCTCATGGAGTTCGAGGAGATGATCCAGGGCGCGCAGAACGCCCGCGTGACCGTCTACAGCCTCTCGCCGGTGGTTCGACCCCCCGCGGAGGGGGGAGCCGACGTCTGGGGTGCCGGGTCGAGCTCCGCTCGCCCCCTGCCGCACGATTTCGGGGCCGCCGAAGCCGCCGCGAGCATCGCCCGGCTGACCGGCGCCACCGGGGGCGCCTCCTACACGATCTGGGGCGATCTCGACCGTCGCCTGGAAGGCGTGACGGCGGACATCGACGCCGCCTACTCGCTCGGCTTCTCGACCGGCCTCGAAGCGGGAGAGAACGATCATCGGATCGAGGTGCGGACCCGCCGGGCCGACCTCACCGTGCGCCACCGCGAGAGCTTCCGCCGTCGCGGTGCGAGCGATCGAGTGACGACCGCGCTCACCGCCGCGGCGACTCTCGGCCAGACCGAGAATCCTCTGGAGATCAGCCTGAGTCTGGGTGCCGGGAGGCCCGACGATCAGAAGAAGTCGGGCGAGATCGTCCCGATCGCCGTCGGCATTCCGCTTCGCCTGATCGCGCTCGTCCCGCAGGGCAGCGAGCGCCGCGGCTCGGTAGAGGTCCGCGTCTCGATAGAGGACGCGCGCGGCCGGCTGCAGGAGAGTGGCGTCACGATCGTTCCGATCGTCATTCCCGAAGGCGATCTCGAGCAGGCGCTCGCCGCAACCTGGTACCACCGTGCCGAAGTGCGCCTCTCGCCGGGCCGGCAACGCGTCGCCGTGGCGGTCGTCGACCAGGTTTCCGGTCTGCAGTCCACCGTCTTCGAGGAGACCGAGATTCCCGAAAAGAAGTGA
- a CDS encoding glycosyltransferase, producing MERGPQGAERSRLRVLYLSDVYFPRVNGVSTSIATFRRELAQRGVDVPLLCPAYDADGIERAPAAPAASLSHPGRPAGRIVRLAGLRVPFDPEDRWVPAHRFRAAAAHTPDFDHLDLIHIQTPFAAHRAGVDLARRRGVPVVETYHTYFEHYFEHYLPFLPASVCRRLARRLTLRAARELDRMVVPSTAMRDALGEYGVTTPMSVIPTGIRPDSLGVGDGARFRARHAIAADRPVLVHVGRIGHEKNLLFLLQAFERVVRALPSALLIVAGEGPARAELQRAASALGLNGHLLWLGYLDRERELADCYRGGDAFVFTSKTETQGLVLLEAMALGVPVVALAEMGTRDLLLERRGALVAEENLDDFAGKCLELLRDPALRARLAAEGPQVAADWSAGRMAARLEGLYDEMLA from the coding sequence ATCGAGCGGGGTCCGCAGGGCGCAGAGCGATCCCGTCTCCGCGTCCTCTACCTGTCGGATGTCTACTTTCCGCGCGTCAACGGCGTCTCCACCTCGATCGCGACCTTTCGCCGCGAGCTCGCGCAGCGGGGCGTCGACGTGCCACTGCTCTGCCCGGCCTATGACGCCGACGGCATCGAGCGCGCTCCAGCCGCCCCGGCCGCCTCGCTCTCCCATCCAGGACGCCCCGCAGGCAGGATCGTGCGGCTCGCGGGCTTGCGGGTGCCGTTCGATCCCGAGGATCGCTGGGTTCCGGCGCACCGCTTCCGCGCCGCTGCGGCGCACACTCCAGACTTCGATCACCTCGACCTGATCCACATCCAGACGCCGTTCGCTGCCCATCGCGCCGGCGTCGATCTCGCCCGGCGGCGCGGCGTGCCGGTGGTCGAGACCTACCACACCTATTTCGAGCACTACTTCGAGCACTATCTGCCCTTCCTGCCGGCAAGCGTCTGTCGGCGGTTGGCGCGCCGCCTGACGCTCCGGGCAGCGCGGGAGCTCGACCGGATGGTCGTGCCGTCGACCGCGATGCGCGACGCGCTCGGCGAGTACGGCGTGACGACGCCGATGAGCGTGATCCCGACCGGCATCCGCCCGGACTCTCTTGGAGTGGGCGACGGCGCGCGCTTCCGCGCCCGGCACGCGATCGCCGCTGACCGCCCGGTCCTCGTCCACGTCGGCCGGATCGGCCACGAGAAGAACCTGCTCTTTCTGTTGCAGGCTTTCGAGCGCGTCGTGCGGGCACTGCCGTCAGCCCTTCTGATCGTCGCCGGCGAAGGGCCGGCGCGCGCCGAGCTGCAGCGCGCCGCCTCCGCCCTCGGTCTCAATGGCCACCTGCTCTGGCTGGGCTACCTCGACCGCGAGCGCGAGCTCGCCGACTGCTACCGCGGCGGCGACGCCTTCGTCTTCACCTCGAAGACCGAGACCCAGGGGTTGGTCCTGCTCGAAGCGATGGCGCTCGGCGTGCCGGTCGTCGCCCTCGCCGAAATGGGCACCCGCGACCTCCTCCTCGAACGGCGCGGCGCGCTGGTTGCCGAAGAGAATCTCGACGACTTCGCCGGCAAGTGCCTGGAGCTCCTCCGCGATCCCGCCCTGCGGGCGCGCCTCGCCGCGGAGGGGCCCCAAGTCGCCGCCGATTGGTCGGCCGGAAGAATGGCCGCCCGCCTCGAGGGCCTCTACGACGAGATGCTCGCCTGA
- a CDS encoding EAL domain-containing protein: MIDDRRPTVLMIEDDDADATLIRLLLSRTGLAFEVDRRERLAHALERLEKGGVDLVLLDFSLPDSVGLESYWALRDRHPEVPVIVLTSLDDDNLALRAVAEGAQDYLVKRQVDPPLLARAIRYAIERHRSELALRESEQRYALAMQGANDGIWDWDLVRGQVFLSERWRAMVGLSPDEPDVPTESWFARVADGDRERVRAAFAAAAAAGDSHVALEHRMRCGDGSSLWVATRGALVRDGVGRVIRMAGSMSDISARKRAEEQLVHDAFHDGLTALANRSLFLDRLGMALSAQQRGHQGTFAVLFLDLDRFKTVNDSLGHSVGDRLLVAIARRLEKLMRPSDTVARLGGDEFAVLAFGVREASDAVHIAERVHRNLVAPFQIDDQEVHITASIGIALPDLAGASADGLLRDADLAMYRAKAAGPGRYEVFDLELHRASVQLLKLETELRRGVAAGDFVMHYQPIVSLATGRIAGFEALARWQHPERGLVPPEHFIALAEETGLVVHLGWQVLDSACRQACLWQERFPTDPPYFMSVNVSGKLFAQDGAVEQLLRILEASRLPPESLRLEVTESVVLHHGDEVMRRLRLLRDFGVQLSIDDFGTGYSSLSYLQRFRYDELKIDRSFVSDIAGADSLAIVETILSLANHLGIGVVAEGIETAEQLAHLRSLGCPHGQGYWFAKPLAPAAAEELLASNTRW; the protein is encoded by the coding sequence ATGATCGACGATCGCCGACCGACAGTGCTCATGATCGAGGACGATGACGCCGACGCGACGCTCATCCGTCTGTTGCTCTCCCGCACCGGGCTCGCCTTCGAGGTCGACCGGCGGGAGCGCCTGGCGCACGCCCTCGAGCGGCTCGAGAAGGGGGGCGTCGATCTCGTGCTCCTCGACTTCTCGCTTCCCGACAGCGTCGGGCTGGAGTCCTACTGGGCGTTGCGTGACCGGCATCCGGAGGTGCCGGTCATCGTCCTCACCAGCCTCGACGACGACAACCTGGCGCTCAGGGCGGTGGCGGAAGGCGCCCAGGACTACCTCGTCAAACGGCAGGTCGACCCGCCGCTCCTGGCGCGCGCCATCCGCTACGCCATCGAACGCCACCGGAGCGAGCTGGCGCTGCGCGAGAGCGAGCAGCGCTATGCCCTCGCGATGCAGGGCGCCAACGACGGCATCTGGGACTGGGATCTGGTGCGCGGGCAGGTCTTCCTCTCGGAGCGCTGGCGGGCGATGGTGGGGCTGAGTCCCGACGAGCCCGACGTCCCCACCGAGAGCTGGTTCGCCCGGGTCGCCGACGGCGACCGTGAGCGGGTCCGCGCCGCCTTCGCCGCCGCCGCCGCCGCCGGCGACTCCCACGTCGCTCTGGAGCACCGCATGCGCTGCGGCGACGGTTCGTCGCTCTGGGTGGCGACGCGCGGCGCGCTGGTCCGCGACGGGGTCGGGCGGGTGATCCGGATGGCGGGTTCGATGAGCGACATTTCGGCCCGCAAGCGCGCCGAGGAGCAACTCGTCCACGACGCCTTCCACGATGGACTCACCGCCCTCGCCAACCGCAGCCTCTTTCTCGACCGCCTCGGCATGGCGCTCTCCGCCCAGCAGCGCGGCCACCAGGGAACCTTCGCGGTGCTGTTTCTCGATCTCGACCGCTTCAAGACGGTCAACGACAGTCTGGGTCACTCGGTCGGCGACCGTCTGCTGGTGGCGATCGCGCGGCGACTGGAGAAGCTCATGCGGCCCTCCGACACCGTCGCCCGGCTCGGCGGAGACGAGTTCGCGGTGCTCGCCTTCGGGGTTCGCGAGGCCTCCGACGCGGTTCACATCGCCGAACGCGTGCACCGCAACCTGGTGGCGCCGTTCCAGATCGACGACCAGGAGGTGCACATCACGGCCTCGATCGGCATCGCTCTTCCGGACCTCGCAGGGGCGAGCGCCGACGGGCTGCTGCGCGACGCCGACCTCGCCATGTACCGCGCCAAGGCCGCGGGTCCGGGACGTTACGAGGTCTTCGACCTCGAGCTCCATCGGGCTTCGGTGCAGCTGCTCAAGCTGGAGACCGAGCTTCGGCGCGGTGTCGCGGCCGGCGACTTCGTCATGCACTATCAGCCGATCGTCTCGCTCGCGACGGGCCGCATCGCCGGCTTCGAGGCGCTCGCCCGCTGGCAGCATCCCGAACGGGGGCTCGTGCCACCGGAGCACTTCATCGCGCTCGCCGAGGAGACCGGCCTCGTCGTCCACCTCGGCTGGCAGGTGCTCGACAGCGCCTGCCGCCAGGCCTGCCTCTGGCAGGAGCGCTTCCCGACCGACCCGCCCTACTTCATGAGCGTCAACGTCTCGGGGAAGCTCTTCGCCCAGGACGGCGCCGTCGAGCAGCTGCTGCGCATCCTCGAGGCGTCGCGGCTGCCGCCGGAGAGTCTCCGCCTCGAGGTCACCGAGAGCGTCGTCCTGCACCACGGCGACGAGGTCATGCGCCGGTTGCGCCTGCTGCGCGACTTCGGCGTGCAGCTGTCGATCGACGACTTCGGCACCGGCTATTCGTCGCTCTCCTACCTGCAGCGCTTCCGCTACGACGAGCTCAAGATCGATCGCTCGTTCGTGAGCGACATCGCGGGTGCCGACTCGCTGGCCATCGTCGAGACCATCCTCTCGCTCGCCAACCACCTGGGTATCGGTGTGGTCGCCGAGGGCATCGAGACCGCCGAGCAGCTCGCCCACCTGCGCAGCCTCGGCTGCCCGCACGGCCAGGGCTACTGGTTCGCCAAACCGCTCGCGCCGGCGGCCGCTGAAGAGCTCCTCGCCTCGAACACGCGCTGGTAG
- a CDS encoding phosphatase PAP2 family protein: protein MRLAPALSRLQELELGLCLRLSQAQRRRSALHFFRAVSKAGDGLLWFALAGLLPLLAGAAALPTVRRMATVGIAAALVSKALKMLTGRSRPFRAHTGVLLGAAPLDRYSFPSGHTLHAVAFSIVVLATYGLLAWLLVPFTLAVALSRVVLGLHYPTDVAAGAAVGALLAFVTLALG from the coding sequence ATGCGTCTCGCGCCCGCACTCTCCCGCCTGCAGGAGCTCGAACTGGGGCTCTGTCTGCGCCTCTCGCAGGCCCAGCGGCGGCGGAGCGCGCTCCACTTCTTCCGCGCGGTGTCGAAGGCCGGCGACGGCCTTCTCTGGTTCGCGCTCGCCGGACTCCTGCCGCTTCTCGCCGGCGCGGCCGCGCTGCCCACCGTGCGCCGGATGGCGACGGTCGGTATCGCCGCGGCCCTGGTCTCGAAAGCCCTGAAAATGCTCACGGGCCGATCGCGACCGTTTCGCGCCCACACCGGCGTGCTGCTCGGCGCGGCGCCGCTCGACCGCTACAGCTTCCCCTCCGGCCACACGCTCCACGCCGTCGCCTTCTCGATCGTCGTGCTCGCAACCTACGGCCTCCTCGCCTGGCTCCTGGTGCCGTTCACCCTCGCGGTCGCTCTCTCGCGCGTCGTCCTCGGGCTGCACTATCCGACCGACGTCGCGGCCGGCGCCGCCGTCGGCGCTCTTCTCGCGTTCGTCACGCTGGCGCTCGGCTGA
- a CDS encoding PilT/PilU family type 4a pilus ATPase, translating into MGRLQDLLRATRESGSSDLHLASGFAPRVRLHGSLVPLAGASELGPEALSTLLAEGVSAGQWKEFLASGDLDFACAVAGVARFRGNYLRQERGPSAVFRTIPEEIASIEELGLPPVLGRLAELHSGLVLVTGPTGSGKSTTLAAIVDRINRNFARHIVTIEEPVEFVHRNRLSVFSQREVGNDTVSFAAALRSAIRQDADVVLVGEMRDLETIALALKAAEMGMLVFGTLHTNSAAKTIDRLIDVFPADEQPQARLSLADSLAAIVAQLLLPRAGGAGRVAVHEILLKTPALPNLIRESSISMLTNLMQAGRNEGMQLLDDALLDLVTRKVVTPRDAYMKASDKGRFEPLLERE; encoded by the coding sequence ATGGGACGACTTCAGGATCTGCTGCGCGCGACCCGGGAAAGTGGGAGCTCGGACCTTCACCTCGCCTCGGGGTTCGCACCCCGCGTCCGGCTGCACGGCTCGCTAGTGCCGCTCGCGGGCGCAAGCGAGCTCGGGCCGGAGGCGCTCTCGACACTCCTTGCCGAGGGGGTGAGCGCCGGGCAGTGGAAGGAGTTCCTCGCCTCGGGCGATCTGGACTTCGCCTGTGCCGTCGCCGGCGTGGCGCGCTTCCGCGGCAACTACCTGCGCCAGGAGCGCGGCCCCTCGGCCGTATTTCGCACCATTCCGGAGGAGATCGCCTCGATCGAGGAGCTGGGTCTGCCGCCGGTGCTCGGCCGCCTGGCGGAGCTCCACAGCGGTCTCGTGCTGGTCACAGGGCCGACCGGCTCGGGCAAGTCGACGACCTTGGCCGCGATCGTCGACCGCATCAACCGGAACTTCGCGCGCCACATCGTGACCATCGAGGAGCCGGTCGAATTCGTCCACCGCAACCGGCTCTCGGTCTTCTCGCAACGGGAGGTCGGCAACGACACGGTGAGCTTCGCGGCGGCATTGCGCTCGGCCATTCGGCAGGACGCCGATGTCGTTCTGGTCGGCGAGATGCGCGACCTCGAGACGATCGCGCTGGCACTCAAGGCGGCCGAGATGGGCATGCTGGTCTTCGGTACGCTGCACACCAACAGCGCCGCCAAGACGATCGATCGCCTGATCGACGTCTTTCCCGCCGACGAGCAGCCCCAGGCGCGCCTGTCGCTCGCCGACTCGCTGGCGGCGATCGTCGCCCAGCTCCTCTTGCCCAGGGCCGGCGGGGCCGGCCGCGTCGCCGTGCACGAGATCCTGCTCAAGACCCCGGCGCTGCCCAACCTCATTCGCGAAAGCAGCATCTCGATGCTGACGAACCTCATGCAGGCGGGACGCAACGAAGGCATGCAGCTGCTCGACGATGCGCTCCTCGACCTCGTCACCCGCAAGGTCGTGACCCCGCGCGACGCCTACATGAAGGCATCGGACAAGGGCCGCTTCGAGCCGCTGCTCGAGCGCGAGTAG
- a CDS encoding PAS domain-containing protein, whose translation MSHLPAILLVDDNADDRELLSLVLRGAFGEVGIEEAADAAGLARALSSGRFGAVLTEHELPWIKSGDLLRLLHDLRPECPVLVVTSRPIERVAAEIVHLAPDGLLPKSAGGLVALPRALRAALLAARRRSEDAGAAPAARRLLDALPSGVFLVSALGTIEDANPALARLLGFASAADCVQRPFGALFAAEGTGEALLARLAEVESLGPEPVSLRRTDGAVIAAELTLWRAPGETGARQGMVVSRSSGRAADATAAERAAAHARSPAGLEEMAYVVSHDLRQPITQVVRFLDLLAEESVAMTRSESGNAAGPLLAQARASASRLEEMLEAVLRLARIEGSDEGFARVDLEALVARVAARLETVRAAADARIDCATLPVVRGDEAQLDLLFQNLLDNALKFRGAEPPRIRIDATEEESFWHLRVQDNGAGIAARDQDRIFALFQRLHTAHEAPGTGIGLALCRRVVARHGGRIWVESRPGEGATFHFTLARPAEAGADAARGPLR comes from the coding sequence ATGAGCCACCTGCCTGCGATTCTCCTCGTCGACGACAACGCGGACGATCGCGAGCTCCTCTCCCTCGTGCTGCGCGGTGCTTTCGGCGAGGTCGGGATCGAAGAGGCGGCTGATGCCGCAGGGTTGGCGCGCGCCCTCTCCTCCGGGCGCTTCGGCGCCGTCCTCACCGAGCACGAGCTGCCCTGGATCAAGTCAGGCGATCTCCTGCGCCTGCTGCACGATCTGCGGCCCGAATGTCCGGTGCTGGTGGTGACGAGCCGTCCGATCGAGCGCGTCGCCGCGGAGATCGTCCACCTCGCCCCCGACGGGCTCCTTCCCAAGAGCGCCGGCGGACTCGTCGCGCTGCCGCGCGCCCTGCGCGCGGCGCTGCTCGCGGCGCGCCGCCGCTCGGAGGACGCGGGCGCGGCCCCGGCTGCCCGCCGCCTGCTCGATGCGTTGCCGAGCGGTGTCTTCCTCGTCTCCGCACTGGGCACGATCGAGGACGCGAACCCCGCTCTTGCCAGGCTGCTCGGTTTCGCGAGCGCCGCGGACTGCGTCCAGCGTCCTTTCGGCGCGCTCTTCGCCGCGGAAGGGACAGGCGAGGCTCTCCTCGCCCGCCTCGCCGAGGTGGAGAGCCTCGGCCCGGAGCCGGTGAGCCTGCGGCGCACCGACGGCGCCGTCATCGCGGCGGAGCTCACGCTCTGGCGCGCGCCCGGGGAGACCGGGGCGCGCCAGGGGATGGTCGTCTCCCGTTCGTCCGGGAGGGCCGCCGATGCGACCGCGGCCGAACGCGCCGCAGCTCACGCGCGGTCACCGGCGGGGCTCGAAGAGATGGCCTACGTGGTCTCGCACGACCTGCGCCAGCCGATCACGCAGGTCGTGCGCTTCCTCGACCTGCTCGCCGAGGAGTCCGTCGCGATGACCAGGAGCGAGAGCGGCAACGCGGCCGGGCCCCTGCTCGCCCAGGCGCGCGCCAGCGCCTCCCGCCTCGAGGAGATGTTGGAAGCCGTCCTGCGGCTGGCACGGATCGAGGGCTCCGACGAAGGCTTCGCCCGGGTGGACCTCGAAGCGCTGGTGGCACGCGTCGCCGCCCGCCTGGAGACGGTTCGCGCGGCGGCGGACGCCCGGATCGACTGCGCCACGCTGCCGGTGGTGCGCGGCGACGAGGCGCAACTCGATCTGCTCTTTCAGAATCTGCTCGACAACGCCCTCAAGTTCCGCGGCGCCGAGCCGCCGCGGATCCGCATCGACGCCACCGAGGAAGAGAGCTTCTGGCACCTTCGCGTGCAGGACAACGGGGCCGGCATCGCGGCCAGGGATCAGGACCGGATCTTCGCGCTCTTCCAACGCCTTCACACCGCCCACGAGGCGCCCGGGACCGGCATCGGACTCGCCCTCTGCCGTCGCGTGGTCGCACGCCACGGCGGCCGGATCTGGGTCGAGTCGCGCCCCGGCGAGGGCGCGACATTCCACTTCACGCTCGCTCGCCCAGCCGAGGCGGGTGCCGACGCCGCGAGAGGTCCGCTTCGATGA
- the ubiA gene encoding putative 4-hydroxybenzoate polyprenyltransferase gives MTVRSVTHRLGIVLEMIKFEHTLFALPFALMGMLLAAQGVPEGRIVLWIVVAMVGARSAAMGWNRLVDREIDAANPRTAMRALPAGLVTPGFVALFVVASLALLVFAAWRLNPLCLALSPVAIVILLGYSYTKRFTWAAHLALGLALAGAPLGAWIAVTGGFAPTPFVLAGIVVTWVAGFDILYALQDEAFDRARGLASIPARFGAVRALALSAGLHVATLGFLAALPFVYPPGLGWIYWTGVAGCVLLLAYQHAIVRPGDLSRLNAAFFTANGVLALWLLATTATDVFLR, from the coding sequence ATGACCGTGAGGAGCGTCACCCACCGGCTTGGCATCGTCCTCGAGATGATCAAGTTCGAGCACACGCTGTTCGCGCTGCCGTTTGCGTTGATGGGGATGCTGCTCGCCGCGCAGGGGGTGCCGGAAGGACGGATCGTGCTCTGGATCGTGGTCGCGATGGTCGGGGCGCGGTCGGCGGCGATGGGGTGGAACCGCCTGGTGGACCGCGAGATCGACGCCGCCAATCCGCGCACGGCGATGCGGGCTCTGCCCGCAGGTCTGGTGACCCCGGGCTTCGTCGCCCTCTTCGTGGTCGCGAGCCTGGCGCTGCTGGTCTTCGCCGCCTGGCGGTTGAATCCACTCTGTCTCGCGCTCTCGCCGGTCGCCATCGTGATCCTGCTCGGCTACAGCTATACCAAGCGCTTCACCTGGGCGGCACACCTCGCGCTCGGGCTCGCCCTTGCCGGGGCGCCGCTCGGCGCCTGGATCGCGGTCACCGGGGGCTTCGCGCCGACCCCGTTCGTGCTCGCCGGCATCGTCGTCACCTGGGTCGCCGGCTTCGACATCCTCTACGCGTTGCAGGACGAGGCCTTCGATCGCGCGCGCGGGCTGGCTTCGATCCCGGCGCGTTTCGGGGCGGTGAGAGCCCTCGCCCTTTCGGCCGGACTGCACGTCGCGACCCTGGGGTTCCTCGCCGCTCTGCCGTTCGTCTACCCTCCCGGCCTCGGCTGGATCTACTGGACGGGCGTCGCCGGCTGCGTCCTCCTCCTCGCCTACCAGCACGCGATCGTGCGGCCGGGCGACCTCTCCCGCCTGAATGCCGCCTTCTTCACCGCCAACGGGGTGCTCGCGCTCTGGCTCCTCGCGACCACGGCCACCGACGTCTTTCTTCGATAA